In Candidatus Hamiltonella defensa 5AT (Acyrthosiphon pisum), one genomic interval encodes:
- the pepP gene encoding Xaa-Pro aminopeptidase, with product MITLKEYQKRRQKLLAKMLPNSVALIFSAPQVFRSTDSEYLYRQNSYFNYLSGFKEPEALLVLIKETQKKTKSILLNRARDPLAETWSGARLGQEWAPQKLGIDHALPFDEIEEHLYLFLKNQEVVYHAQGQYAYADEIFFSACKKLRLKSRQSSSVPHVLMDWRPCLDEMRLLKSKEEINVLRKACEISAQAHIRAMKKCRPGLYEYHLESEIQYELSQRGARFPAYNSIVATGENACILHYTENESKLNAGNLVLIDAGCEYQGYAGDITRTFPVSGQFTAPQKALYDIVLAAQNKALELYKPGISIHEVTQEVTRIITAGLINLGILKGSLKKLHSQKAYKPFFMHGLSHWLGMDVHDVGDYGSDEKNRPLKEGMVLTVEPGLYIFSDAKVPEQYRGIGIRIEDDILITKTGNENLTAAVPKDPELIESLMSSQEA from the coding sequence ATGATCACTTTAAAAGAATACCAAAAACGACGTCAAAAACTACTGGCAAAGATGTTGCCCAACAGTGTAGCGCTGATTTTTTCTGCTCCTCAGGTCTTTCGAAGCACAGATTCGGAATATCTTTATCGTCAAAACAGTTATTTCAATTATCTTTCAGGTTTTAAGGAGCCAGAAGCCTTATTGGTGTTGATCAAAGAGACTCAAAAAAAAACGAAGTCCATTTTATTGAATCGAGCTCGAGATCCCCTTGCTGAAACTTGGTCTGGCGCTCGCCTGGGTCAAGAATGGGCACCCCAAAAATTGGGAATTGATCACGCATTGCCCTTTGATGAAATAGAAGAACATCTTTATTTATTTTTAAAAAATCAAGAGGTTGTGTATCACGCACAAGGCCAATATGCGTATGCGGATGAAATATTTTTTTCAGCCTGCAAAAAACTACGATTAAAATCACGCCAAAGTTCTAGTGTGCCACACGTGCTGATGGATTGGCGACCCTGTCTTGATGAAATGAGGTTATTGAAATCAAAAGAAGAGATCAATGTATTGCGCAAAGCTTGTGAAATCAGCGCTCAGGCTCATATTCGTGCTATGAAAAAATGTCGTCCAGGCCTCTACGAATATCACCTGGAAAGCGAAATTCAGTACGAATTGAGTCAACGTGGCGCTCGTTTTCCGGCTTATAACAGCATTGTAGCTACTGGCGAAAACGCTTGTATTCTGCATTACACTGAGAATGAATCCAAACTCAATGCAGGGAATTTGGTGTTAATTGATGCGGGCTGCGAATACCAGGGCTATGCGGGGGATATTACAAGGACCTTCCCTGTCAGCGGTCAATTTACCGCTCCACAGAAAGCGTTATATGACATTGTTTTAGCCGCCCAAAATAAAGCCTTGGAGTTATACAAACCAGGTATCAGTATTCATGAGGTCACCCAAGAGGTCACACGTATCATCACAGCAGGTTTAATTAACCTTGGAATATTAAAAGGAAGTTTAAAAAAACTGCATTCTCAAAAAGCCTATAAGCCCTTTTTCATGCATGGATTAAGTCATTGGTTGGGGATGGACGTACATGATGTCGGAGATTATGGCTCTGATGAAAAAAATCGCCCTTTAAAAGAGGGAATGGTATTAACGGTGGAGCCTGGATTATATATTTTTTCGGACGCGAAAGTGCCTGAGCAGTATAGGGGGATCGGCATTCGTATCGAAGACGATATTTTAATCACAAAAACAGGCAATGAAAATTTAACCGCCGCTGTTCCGAAAGATCCCGAACTCATTGAATCTTTGATGTCATCTCAAGAAGCATGA
- a CDS encoding exoribonuclease II codes for MFQNNPLLAKLKKQLHVSAPKIEGIVKGTEKGFGFLEIDAQKSYFIPPPQMKKVMHGDRVQGSLYNDRDREMVQPETLLEPFLSRFVGRVQKRGTFLLIRPDHPLLKEAIPCYVSADIAHSFEEGDWAVAEMREHPLKGARAFKAEITSFIAHGEDNFAPWWVTLTRHNLERTPPDMCPLALNETESEREDLTDLNFITIDNASTEDMDDALCVSDLGNGSFMLMVAIADPTAYIDENSPLDTAARQRAFTTYLPGFDIPMLPREVADDICSLRPDQRRPALICRVTITPEGALGEDIRFSSAWITSKAKLAYNKVSDWLENQGDWAPPNTEIAEQIQWLKHIYDVRHHWRQQHALVFKNRSEYRFVINENGNVLDVIIDERRIAHGIVEECMIAANICAAVILRDCLGFGFYNVHRGFDPALVKQAAQILKTHGIEFPPADLLTLEGFCQLRRQLDSLGNEALESRLRRLQAFSELSVEPGPHFGLGLPLYASWTSPIRKYSDMVNHRLLKMVIANRSAKKLDENISELIAERRRANRMAERDISDWLYARYLNPIAGTDKNFSAKIMEMTRGGLRVRLLENGAIAFIPASLIHSVRSEIVFNSEMGTVYKNEDIIYRQGDMIEVQLAQVRLDTRNLIARPI; via the coding sequence ATGTTTCAAAATAATCCTCTACTTGCAAAGCTAAAAAAACAACTTCATGTTTCAGCGCCCAAAATTGAAGGTATCGTTAAAGGAACCGAAAAAGGTTTTGGGTTTCTTGAAATCGATGCGCAAAAAAGTTATTTCATTCCTCCTCCACAAATGAAAAAGGTCATGCATGGCGATCGTGTACAGGGCAGCCTGTATAACGATAGAGATCGTGAAATGGTTCAACCGGAAACGCTGCTGGAACCTTTCCTCTCCCGTTTTGTGGGTCGTGTACAAAAAAGAGGGACATTTTTGCTGATCAGACCAGATCATCCTTTATTAAAAGAAGCTATTCCATGTTATGTCTCTGCTGATATCGCACACTCTTTTGAAGAGGGAGATTGGGCCGTTGCCGAAATGCGGGAGCATCCTCTGAAGGGTGCTCGAGCTTTTAAAGCAGAGATCACTTCTTTTATTGCTCATGGCGAAGATAATTTCGCGCCTTGGTGGGTGACCTTAACTCGCCACAATCTTGAACGTACTCCGCCTGATATGTGCCCGTTGGCGCTCAATGAAACCGAATCTGAACGTGAAGATTTAACGGATTTAAATTTTATTACTATTGATAACGCCTCCACTGAAGATATGGACGATGCACTTTGTGTGTCGGATCTGGGCAATGGCTCTTTCATGCTGATGGTGGCTATCGCAGACCCAACTGCCTATATTGATGAAAATAGTCCATTAGATACGGCGGCTCGTCAGAGGGCTTTTACAACTTATTTGCCCGGCTTTGATATCCCGATGTTGCCACGCGAAGTTGCAGATGATATCTGTTCACTTCGCCCTGATCAGCGTCGCCCTGCATTAATTTGTCGTGTCACCATTACGCCTGAGGGCGCTTTAGGTGAGGATATTCGTTTTTCGAGCGCCTGGATCACCTCAAAAGCAAAGCTGGCTTATAACAAAGTATCTGATTGGCTAGAAAATCAAGGGGATTGGGCGCCGCCCAATACTGAGATTGCTGAACAAATTCAATGGCTGAAACATATCTACGACGTAAGACATCATTGGCGTCAGCAACATGCTTTGGTCTTTAAAAATCGTTCAGAATATCGTTTTGTGATCAATGAAAATGGGAATGTACTTGATGTCATTATTGACGAAAGGCGTATTGCTCACGGTATAGTTGAAGAATGTATGATTGCGGCTAATATTTGTGCCGCGGTGATTTTACGAGATTGTTTAGGTTTTGGTTTTTATAACGTACATAGGGGCTTTGATCCTGCTTTGGTAAAACAAGCCGCACAAATACTCAAAACCCATGGTATCGAATTTCCCCCTGCTGATTTACTGACATTAGAAGGTTTCTGTCAATTACGTCGTCAGTTGGATTCGTTAGGCAATGAAGCGCTTGAAAGTCGCCTGCGTCGTTTACAGGCATTTTCTGAATTGAGTGTTGAGCCAGGCCCACATTTTGGTTTGGGTTTGCCCCTGTATGCGAGTTGGACTTCTCCGATTCGTAAATACAGTGATATGGTCAATCACCGGTTGTTAAAGATGGTGATTGCCAATCGATCTGCGAAAAAGCTCGATGAAAATATCTCTGAATTAATTGCAGAGCGTCGCCGTGCCAATCGAATGGCAGAGCGAGATATCAGCGACTGGCTCTATGCTCGTTATCTCAATCCCATAGCAGGCACTGACAAAAATTTTTCCGCAAAAATTATGGAAATGACTCGTGGTGGCCTTCGAGTTCGGTTGTTAGAGAACGGAGCCATCGCTTTTATTCCGGCTTCTTTGATTCACTCTGTCCGTAGTGAGATTGTATTCAATTCTGAAATGGGGACGGTTTACAAGAATGAAGATATTATTTATCGCCAGGGAGACATGATTGAAGTTCAATTAGCGCAAGTGCGGTTAGATACCCGAAATCTGATTGCAAGACCCATCTGA
- the ribD gene encoding bifunctional diaminohydroxyphosphoribosylaminopyrimidine deaminase/5-amino-6-(5-phosphoribosylamino)uracil reductase RibD encodes MKKTHSADSVKCQDEFYMSYALRLASLGRFTTTPNPNVGCVLVRHGQVVGEGYHLRLGEPHAEIHALQKAGRLAKGSVAYITLEPCCHYGKTPPCVEALIKAGVRRVVVAIEDPNPEIAGRGLYQLKQAGIEVTSGILSTEAQDLNPGFLKRMRTGLPYIQLKMACSLDGRTAMASGESQWITSEQSRQDVQFFRAQSSAILSTGVTVSADNPALTVRWESLPKKTQALYPQESLRQPVRIILDRHHKVTPQHQVVQQPGTCWLIRTKTDHQDWPNQVEQWIFSSIQWPDKKNAIDLGSLMTALAKREMNLIWVEAGAELAGGLLEAGLVDELILYMAPKLLGNTARGLCQLPGLNELAKAPEFVLQEVKQMGPDLRLRLKPDPGFSISMGK; translated from the coding sequence ATGAAAAAAACACATTCTGCTGACTCTGTGAAATGTCAGGATGAATTTTATATGTCTTATGCACTGAGATTGGCAAGTTTGGGTCGTTTTACGACCACACCTAATCCGAATGTGGGATGTGTTCTCGTGCGTCATGGACAAGTGGTAGGTGAAGGTTATCATTTGCGTTTGGGCGAGCCCCACGCAGAAATTCACGCCCTTCAAAAAGCGGGCCGTTTAGCAAAAGGCAGTGTGGCTTACATTACTTTGGAACCTTGCTGTCATTATGGAAAAACGCCTCCTTGTGTTGAAGCCTTAATTAAAGCTGGCGTCAGGCGTGTAGTGGTTGCAATCGAAGATCCTAATCCAGAAATTGCTGGTAGAGGTTTGTATCAACTCAAGCAGGCTGGTATTGAAGTGACATCAGGAATTTTAAGCACTGAGGCTCAAGATCTGAATCCCGGATTTTTAAAACGCATGCGAACGGGCTTACCTTATATACAACTCAAAATGGCTTGTTCTCTGGATGGTCGTACGGCTATGGCATCAGGAGAGAGCCAATGGATAACCTCAGAGCAATCCCGCCAGGATGTGCAGTTTTTCAGAGCACAAAGCTCGGCCATTTTAAGTACAGGTGTCACAGTGTCAGCAGATAATCCTGCTTTAACAGTACGTTGGGAATCATTACCGAAAAAGACTCAAGCCCTCTATCCTCAAGAGAGTTTACGTCAACCCGTTAGAATTATTTTAGACAGGCACCATAAAGTGACTCCTCAACATCAGGTCGTTCAACAACCTGGAACTTGCTGGCTCATTAGAACAAAAACTGATCATCAAGATTGGCCAAATCAGGTAGAACAATGGATCTTTTCTAGTATTCAATGGCCCGATAAAAAAAATGCGATTGATTTAGGGTCATTAATGACGGCATTAGCAAAACGAGAAATGAATTTGATTTGGGTCGAAGCCGGTGCTGAGCTGGCAGGAGGATTATTAGAAGCGGGCTTGGTTGATGAATTGATTCTTTATATGGCGCCCAAGCTTCTGGGAAATACTGCTCGTGGATTATGCCAGTTACCTGGATTAAATGAATTAGCCAAGGCTCCCGAGTTTGTTTTACAAGAGGTGAAACAAATGGGACCAGACTTAAGACTACGCTTAAAACCTGATCCTGGTTTCTCAATATCAATGGGAAAATAA
- the nrdR gene encoding transcriptional regulator NrdR, producing the protein MHCPFCNTVDTKVIDSRLVSEGSQIKRRRQCAICHERFTTLEHAELVMPRVIKNDDLLEPFNEQKLRSGMRKALEKRPVSTDALETAIHQIKSQLRATGEPEVPSKMLGQFVMEALKKLDKIAYIRFASVYRSFEDVREFGEEIAKLQDNPSLHQKD; encoded by the coding sequence ATGCATTGTCCTTTTTGTAATACGGTTGATACAAAAGTGATAGATTCTCGTTTGGTGTCTGAAGGGTCTCAAATTAAACGTCGACGCCAGTGTGCCATTTGTCATGAGCGCTTTACCACCTTAGAACACGCAGAGTTGGTGATGCCCCGTGTTATAAAAAACGATGATCTTCTTGAGCCTTTTAACGAACAAAAATTACGCAGCGGGATGAGAAAAGCGCTGGAAAAGCGCCCTGTCAGTACAGATGCTCTTGAAACAGCCATTCATCAAATCAAATCTCAGCTTCGTGCAACCGGAGAACCTGAAGTTCCTAGCAAAATGCTCGGGCAATTTGTGATGGAAGCCTTAAAAAAATTAGATAAAATTGCCTATATTCGCTTTGCTTCTGTTTATCGCAGTTTTGAAGATGTCCGTGAATTTGGCGAAGAAATTGCCAAGCTTCAAGACAATCCCTCCCTCCATCAAAAGGATTAA
- the recD gene encoding exodeoxyribonuclease V subunit alpha, with product MMGLLNQALDQKLLRFLDVQFAQIIAAHHSPLLQLACALLSSDAGAGHVCLPLARLAPEYFFDGRHPELAEALWQAAGKPNKNAWLNAFQSSSLVGEGTSPTPLVLEKERLYLQRMWKNEGQVIQFISDYSLEKMTYHKKDECRLKQILDQLFTSNESDINFQKVAAAVAITSKVAIISGGPGTGKTTTVAKLLTALIRLAGERTLRIELAAPTGKAAVRLTQSLGNAYRELSLSAGESRRLPEKACTLHRLLGAYSKGHQSRYHKNNPLDLDVLVVDEASMVDLPMLARLIDALPNSAQVIFLGDRDQLASVEAGSVLGEIGRFLSLGYSTSRAEELNRLTGYDLKGHPIEHFPNLCVAHVCDQLCLLNKNYRFDKKSGIGELAQAVNSGEHHKAHSILRDVNKKYVDIRQHALSDAKDYQKLLKDCVAAYQPYLELIKQGKDPETILHAFNRYQLLCALRTGSFGLEGLNTQIEKTLCHSGLLSLSQKPFNNSWYSGRPIMIECNDSSLGLFNGDLGMTLYDHSGALRVYFQFSDGHIKSVQPNRLPAHSTAYAMTVHKSQGSEFEHTALVLPDHFTPIVTRELVYTAITRARQKLTLYSTDKVLNHAILTPTQRRSGLVARLKSF from the coding sequence ATGATGGGGTTATTAAATCAAGCCCTGGATCAAAAATTATTGCGTTTTCTTGATGTGCAATTTGCACAAATCATTGCTGCTCATCATTCACCTTTATTGCAGCTCGCTTGTGCTCTATTGAGCTCAGATGCCGGTGCAGGACATGTTTGTTTACCCTTAGCTCGCTTAGCCCCTGAATATTTTTTTGATGGCCGTCACCCTGAATTGGCTGAAGCTTTATGGCAAGCCGCCGGAAAACCAAATAAAAATGCATGGTTGAACGCATTTCAATCCTCCTCGCTCGTCGGTGAAGGCACTTCACCAACCCCTTTGGTCTTGGAAAAAGAACGGCTTTATTTGCAAAGAATGTGGAAAAATGAAGGTCAAGTGATTCAATTTATTTCAGATTATTCTTTAGAAAAAATGACATACCATAAAAAAGATGAATGTCGTCTCAAGCAGATCCTTGATCAACTATTCACTTCGAATGAATCTGATATTAACTTTCAAAAAGTGGCGGCTGCGGTGGCGATTACCAGTAAAGTCGCCATTATTTCAGGAGGACCAGGGACAGGAAAAACCACCACAGTGGCGAAATTACTCACCGCCTTGATACGGCTTGCAGGAGAACGGACTTTACGTATTGAACTTGCCGCGCCCACAGGAAAAGCCGCCGTACGTTTAACACAATCGCTAGGCAACGCTTATCGTGAATTATCACTGAGCGCGGGAGAATCGCGACGCTTGCCAGAAAAAGCTTGTACTTTGCACCGTTTACTTGGGGCTTACTCTAAAGGACATCAATCTCGTTATCATAAAAATAATCCATTAGATCTGGATGTTTTAGTCGTGGATGAAGCTTCTATGGTGGACTTGCCGATGTTGGCCCGATTAATTGATGCTTTACCTAACTCAGCCCAAGTCATCTTCCTTGGTGACAGAGATCAACTTGCTTCAGTAGAAGCGGGGTCTGTATTAGGAGAAATTGGGCGTTTTTTGTCTCTTGGTTACAGCACATCACGAGCGGAAGAATTAAACAGGCTGACAGGATATGATTTGAAAGGGCATCCAATAGAACATTTTCCAAATCTCTGTGTTGCTCATGTCTGTGATCAGCTTTGTTTACTCAATAAAAATTATCGTTTTGATAAAAAATCAGGGATAGGTGAACTGGCGCAAGCCGTTAACTCAGGTGAGCATCATAAAGCGCACTCTATTTTAAGGGATGTCAATAAAAAATATGTTGATATCAGACAACATGCACTGAGTGATGCTAAAGATTACCAAAAATTACTGAAAGACTGCGTTGCGGCTTATCAGCCCTATCTTGAACTGATTAAACAGGGAAAAGATCCTGAAACCATATTACATGCTTTCAATCGTTACCAACTGTTATGCGCACTGCGCACGGGCTCATTTGGTCTAGAGGGTTTAAATACACAGATTGAAAAAACTTTGTGTCATAGTGGTTTATTAAGCCTATCCCAAAAACCTTTCAATAATTCATGGTATTCCGGGCGACCTATCATGATAGAGTGCAATGACAGTTCATTAGGGTTATTTAATGGTGATCTGGGCATGACTCTTTATGATCACTCGGGTGCCTTAAGAGTGTATTTTCAATTTTCAGATGGCCACATAAAATCCGTGCAACCGAATCGTTTGCCAGCGCACAGTACGGCATACGCGATGACCGTTCATAAATCACAAGGATCTGAATTTGAACACACTGCATTGGTGTTGCCTGATCATTTTACCCCTATCGTCACCCGAGAACTGGTTTATACGGCCATCACTCGAGCTCGTCAAAAATTAACGTTATATTCCACCGATAAAGTATTGAATCATGCGATTCTAACCCCTACTCAAAGACGAAGTGGTTTAGTTGCACGGTTAAAATCTTTTTAA